A portion of the Achromobacter sp. MFA1 R4 genome contains these proteins:
- the araD gene encoding L-arabinonate dehydratase produces the protein MKRPYESLRSAAWMAKDDLRSFGHRSRMMQMGYGPDDWAGRPVIAIINTWSDLNPCHSHFKQRVEDVKRGVFQAGGFPVELPAISVSESFVKPTTMLYRNFLAMETEELLRSHPVDGAVLMGGCDKTTPGLIMGAISAGLPCVYVPAGPMLRGNWKGKVLGSGSDAWKLWDERRAGKITQEQWTEVEGGIARSYGTCMTMGTASTMTAIAESIGMTLPGASSIPAADVNHMRMSAECGRRVVDMVWDDLTPQRILSPASFKNAINVAMAMGCSTNAIIHLVAMSRRAGCAVGLDDFDAASRKVPVIANIRPSGDTYLMEDFYYAGGLPALMSRLHGHLDLSAMTVTGKTLGENIAGAEVYNDDVIRKLDEAIYDEGALAVLRGNIAPDGCVIKPSACAPQYLRHTGPALVFDDYPSMKAAVEDENLDVTADHIMILRNAGPQGGPGMPEWGMLPIPTKLVKQGVRDMLRLSDARMSGTSYGACILHVAPESYVGGPLALVKTGDTITVDVPARTINLNVSDEELAARRAAWTPPPRRYERGYGWMYSRHILQANDGCDFDFLETEFGAPVPEPAIF, from the coding sequence ATGAAACGACCCTACGAAAGCCTGCGCAGCGCCGCCTGGATGGCCAAGGACGACCTGCGCTCCTTCGGCCACCGTTCCCGCATGATGCAAATGGGCTATGGCCCCGACGATTGGGCCGGGCGCCCGGTCATCGCCATCATCAATACCTGGTCCGACCTGAACCCCTGTCACAGCCATTTCAAGCAGCGCGTCGAGGACGTGAAACGCGGCGTGTTCCAGGCCGGCGGCTTCCCGGTGGAACTGCCCGCGATCTCGGTGTCGGAATCTTTCGTCAAGCCGACCACCATGCTGTATCGCAACTTTCTGGCCATGGAAACGGAAGAGCTCTTGCGCAGCCATCCGGTGGACGGCGCGGTGCTGATGGGCGGCTGCGACAAGACCACGCCGGGCCTCATCATGGGGGCGATCAGCGCGGGCCTGCCGTGTGTCTACGTGCCCGCCGGCCCCATGCTGCGCGGCAACTGGAAGGGCAAGGTGCTGGGGTCCGGATCGGACGCCTGGAAACTCTGGGACGAACGCCGCGCCGGCAAGATCACGCAGGAACAATGGACCGAGGTGGAGGGCGGCATCGCCCGCAGCTACGGCACCTGCATGACCATGGGCACCGCCAGCACCATGACGGCCATCGCCGAGTCCATCGGCATGACGCTGCCGGGCGCCTCGTCGATTCCCGCCGCCGACGTCAACCACATGCGCATGTCTGCAGAATGCGGCCGCCGCGTGGTGGACATGGTCTGGGACGACCTGACGCCGCAGCGCATCCTGAGCCCCGCGTCGTTCAAGAACGCCATCAATGTCGCCATGGCGATGGGCTGTTCCACCAACGCCATCATCCACCTGGTCGCCATGTCGCGCCGCGCGGGCTGCGCGGTGGGCCTGGACGACTTCGACGCCGCCAGCCGCAAGGTGCCCGTCATCGCCAACATCCGGCCCAGCGGCGACACCTACCTGATGGAAGACTTCTACTACGCGGGCGGCCTGCCCGCGCTGATGTCGCGCCTGCACGGCCACCTGGACCTGTCCGCCATGACGGTCACGGGCAAGACGCTGGGCGAGAACATCGCCGGCGCCGAGGTCTACAACGACGACGTGATCCGCAAGCTGGACGAAGCAATCTACGACGAGGGCGCGCTGGCCGTGCTGCGCGGCAATATCGCGCCCGACGGTTGCGTCATCAAGCCCAGCGCCTGCGCCCCGCAGTACCTGCGCCATACCGGCCCGGCGCTGGTCTTTGACGACTACCCCAGCATGAAAGCCGCCGTCGAGGACGAAAACCTGGACGTCACCGCCGACCACATCATGATCCTGCGCAACGCCGGCCCGCAAGGCGGCCCCGGCATGCCGGAATGGGGCATGCTGCCCATCCCGACCAAGCTGGTCAAACAGGGCGTGCGCGACATGCTGCGCCTGTCGGATGCGCGCATGAGCGGCACCAGCTACGGCGCCTGCATCCTGCACGTCGCGCCCGAAAGCTACGTGGGCGGCCCGCTGGCGCTGGTCAAGACGGGCGACACGATCACCGTGGACGTGCCCGCGCGCACCATCAACCTGAACGTCAGCGACGAGGAACTGGCCGCGCGCCGCGCCGCCTGGACACCGCCTCCGCGGCGCTACGAGCGCGGCTACGGCTGGATGTATTCCCGGCACATCCTGCAGGCCAACGACGGCTGCGACTTCGACTTCCTGGAAACGGAATTCGGCGCGCCCGTGCCCGAGCCCGCCATTTTCTGA
- a CDS encoding c-type cytochrome, translated as MTRWIRTAALTLAAGAASAGLLGGAVVYFGWYDVTATSPHTAPVHHLLDIALARAVKTRAAGIQAPDLDQEARIQNGSRLYRAHCVQCHGGPGVAPQPYALGLNPAPAALVATARLRTAGEIFWITRQGIKMTGMPAWQYRLTDDEIWDVVAFLRVLPALSAEDYRRGDDGQRPATPLEKTAPAVGAGDAMAGRQALQQYLCVTCHAIPGVPGAWNHVGPALDRMGDQSYIAGVLPNTPGNMERWLRSPGTVKPGTAMPDLGINEQDARDIAAFLRTLPDGP; from the coding sequence ATGACCCGCTGGATCCGGACCGCCGCGCTGACGCTGGCCGCGGGCGCCGCCAGCGCCGGCCTGCTGGGCGGCGCGGTCGTGTATTTCGGCTGGTACGACGTCACCGCCACGTCGCCGCACACCGCGCCCGTCCATCACCTGCTCGACATCGCGCTCGCCAGGGCCGTGAAGACGCGCGCGGCCGGCATCCAGGCGCCTGACCTGGATCAGGAGGCACGCATCCAGAATGGATCGCGTCTTTATCGCGCCCATTGCGTGCAATGCCACGGCGGCCCCGGCGTGGCGCCGCAACCCTACGCGCTGGGCCTGAATCCCGCGCCTGCCGCGCTCGTGGCCACCGCCCGCCTGCGTACGGCGGGCGAGATCTTCTGGATCACGCGGCAAGGCATCAAGATGACCGGCATGCCGGCTTGGCAGTATCGTCTGACCGACGATGAAATCTGGGACGTGGTGGCATTCCTGCGCGTGCTGCCGGCATTGTCCGCCGAGGACTACCGGCGCGGTGACGATGGCCAGCGGCCCGCGACGCCGCTCGAAAAGACGGCGCCGGCCGTGGGCGCCGGCGACGCCATGGCGGGGCGGCAGGCGCTGCAGCAATACCTGTGTGTCACGTGTCACGCCATCCCGGGCGTCCCCGGCGCGTGGAACCACGTCGGCCCGGCGCTGGACCGGATGGGCGACCAGTCCTACATCGCGGGCGTGCTGCCCAACACGCCCGGCAACATGGAGCGCTGGCTGCGCAGTCCAGGGACGGTCAAGCCCGGCACGGCCATGCCGGACCTGGGCATCAACGAGCAGGATGCGAGAGACATCGCGGCGTTCCTGCGGACCTTACCCGATGGGCCATGA
- a CDS encoding HAD-IA family hydrolase gives MNDLAALAGATIAFDLDGTLVESAPDRIGAVNAVLIAHGYQPLAYERGRPYVSRGARWLLQLGLESAGEPEPAARTAALFGGFIAYYSDHIADETRPFPGVIDALKTLRTAGAALVVCTNKPTDLSRSLLTKLGMAGLFDGVAGIDAVSAAKPNPAHLIEAVQAVGGDLARTVMVGDADTDAGAARSAGTPLILVDFGYSDIPAAALAPDVLLHHFDDLPAACAGLLGSP, from the coding sequence GTGAACGATCTCGCCGCCCTCGCAGGGGCCACCATCGCGTTCGATCTGGACGGGACGTTGGTCGAATCGGCCCCCGATCGCATCGGAGCGGTCAACGCCGTGCTGATTGCGCACGGCTATCAGCCCTTGGCCTATGAACGGGGCCGGCCCTACGTCAGCCGGGGTGCGCGCTGGCTGTTGCAGCTTGGCCTGGAAAGCGCCGGCGAACCGGAGCCCGCCGCGCGCACGGCTGCGCTGTTCGGCGGCTTCATTGCCTATTACAGCGACCATATCGCGGACGAAACGCGACCGTTCCCCGGCGTCATCGATGCGCTCAAAACCCTTCGGACCGCGGGCGCCGCCTTGGTCGTCTGCACCAACAAACCCACGGACCTGTCGCGCAGCCTGCTGACCAAGCTTGGCATGGCGGGCCTTTTCGACGGCGTGGCCGGCATCGACGCCGTGTCCGCGGCCAAGCCCAATCCCGCCCATCTGATCGAGGCGGTGCAGGCCGTGGGCGGCGACCTCGCGCGCACCGTCATGGTGGGCGACGCCGACACGGACGCAGGCGCCGCCCGCAGCGCGGGAACCCCTTTGATCCTGGTGGACTTCGGATACAGCGACATCCCCGCCGCGGCGCTGGCGCCAGACGTGCTGCTGCATCACTTTGACGACCTGCCTGCGGCTTGCGCCGGCCTGCTCGGCTCTCCTTGA
- a CDS encoding cbb3-type cytochrome c oxidase subunit I: MTVQTPAPPLPNPLPRPEGEREQLERAWKRPTGWRALTVVNNTSIGLLYIGTALLFFILAGVLGLMMRTQLAAPDSHLIGHALYNQLFTMHGTVMMFLFAVPAVEAVAVLLLPNMLGARDLPFPRLSAYAYWAYAIGGLVFFCSIFVGLAPDGGWFMYPPLTGARYSPAVNADLWLLGIGFIEISAIAGAIELAVGILRTRAPGMSLDKIPVFAWVMLVFCGMVIIAFPAVIVATTLLELERAFDMPFFIAERGGDPLLWQHLFWFFGHPEVYIIFLPAAGMVSMIIPAMTGTPLVGYRLVVLAVVSTGFLSFGLWVHHMFATGIPQLSLSFASAASMAVAVPTAIQIFAWIATIAAAVRLRPLRTPMLFIMGFFFVFVIGGLTGVMVAVIPFDLQAHDTYFVVAHLHYVLFGGMVFPLFAAFYYWTPFIAARPLSERLGRWAFWLMFVGFNVAFFPMHFTGLAGMPRRVYTYAESQGLGPLNLLSTVGAYLIAAGVLVFLVDLARNFRPSMEGNAGNVWRAGTLEWLPSGSYGLRSVPAVTSREPLWDQPGLARQVDDGQHYLPNSPAGLRSTLVTSALEARPDYVLPLPGPAWSPLLAAVGTAGFFLLLTFKLVPLAAAFGALAIASLWRWLWDADTGPDHPPADIGGGLRLPMMCSGSASHASWAMVLLLIVCASIFGSMMFGYMFLWTTNPQAWPEAAALPSPLFPLLSAGLLLAGTALTMSAGRSLAQARPSRMRWQLGAAALLLAAAAGLDLHTHWQAGLRPQGSAYTAATYAVASLQALFAGLSAVMAVFTVARSLAGRLRPTRRAPLDATRMMCLYTVAQGLTALALLHAFPRLAG; this comes from the coding sequence GTGACCGTCCAGACACCCGCGCCCCCGCTTCCCAACCCGCTGCCCCGCCCCGAGGGCGAACGCGAACAGCTCGAGCGCGCCTGGAAGCGTCCGACCGGGTGGCGGGCGCTCACGGTGGTCAACAACACGTCCATCGGCCTGCTGTACATCGGCACCGCGCTGCTCTTTTTCATCCTGGCCGGCGTGCTGGGGCTGATGATGCGTACCCAGCTCGCCGCCCCGGACAGCCACCTCATCGGCCATGCGCTCTACAACCAGCTCTTCACGATGCACGGCACCGTGATGATGTTCCTGTTTGCCGTGCCGGCCGTGGAGGCGGTGGCGGTGCTGCTCTTGCCCAATATGCTGGGCGCGCGCGACCTGCCTTTTCCGCGGCTGTCGGCCTATGCCTACTGGGCCTACGCGATCGGCGGGCTGGTGTTCTTCTGCAGCATCTTCGTGGGACTGGCGCCCGATGGCGGCTGGTTCATGTATCCGCCGCTCACCGGCGCCCGGTATTCCCCGGCGGTCAACGCGGACCTCTGGCTGCTGGGGATCGGCTTCATCGAGATCTCGGCGATCGCGGGCGCGATCGAGCTGGCCGTGGGCATCCTGCGCACGCGCGCGCCCGGCATGAGCCTGGACAAGATCCCGGTGTTCGCGTGGGTGATGCTGGTGTTCTGCGGCATGGTGATCATCGCCTTCCCGGCGGTGATCGTGGCCACCACGCTGCTCGAACTGGAACGCGCCTTCGACATGCCCTTCTTCATTGCCGAGCGCGGCGGCGATCCGCTCCTGTGGCAGCACCTGTTCTGGTTCTTCGGCCATCCCGAGGTCTACATCATTTTCCTGCCGGCCGCGGGGATGGTGTCGATGATCATTCCCGCGATGACGGGCACGCCCCTGGTCGGCTACCGCCTCGTCGTGCTGGCGGTGGTGTCGACGGGCTTTTTGAGCTTTGGACTGTGGGTGCACCACATGTTCGCCACGGGCATTCCGCAGTTGTCGCTCAGCTTCGCGTCGGCCGCGAGCATGGCCGTAGCGGTGCCGACCGCCATCCAGATATTCGCCTGGATCGCGACCATCGCCGCGGCCGTCCGGCTGCGGCCGCTCAGGACACCGATGCTTTTCATCATGGGCTTTTTCTTCGTGTTCGTCATCGGCGGCCTGACCGGCGTCATGGTGGCAGTGATCCCGTTCGACCTGCAGGCGCACGACACGTACTTCGTCGTCGCCCACCTGCACTATGTGCTCTTTGGCGGCATGGTGTTTCCGCTCTTCGCGGCGTTCTACTACTGGACGCCCTTCATCGCCGCGCGGCCGCTGTCCGAGCGGCTCGGACGCTGGGCGTTCTGGCTGATGTTCGTGGGCTTTAACGTCGCCTTCTTTCCGATGCACTTCACAGGGCTGGCCGGCATGCCGCGCCGGGTCTACACCTACGCCGAAAGCCAGGGCCTGGGCCCGCTCAACCTGCTGTCCACCGTGGGTGCGTACCTGATCGCCGCCGGCGTGCTGGTTTTCCTGGTGGATCTGGCGCGCAACTTCCGGCCCTCGATGGAGGGGAACGCCGGCAACGTCTGGCGGGCCGGGACGCTGGAATGGCTGCCCAGCGGCAGCTACGGCCTGCGCAGCGTGCCCGCGGTCACGAGCCGCGAGCCGCTGTGGGACCAGCCGGGGCTGGCGCGGCAGGTGGACGATGGCCAGCATTACCTGCCCAACTCACCGGCCGGCCTGCGCTCGACCCTGGTGACCAGCGCCCTGGAGGCCCGTCCTGACTATGTGCTGCCGCTGCCCGGACCGGCGTGGTCTCCGCTGCTGGCCGCCGTGGGCACCGCGGGCTTTTTCCTGTTGCTGACCTTCAAGCTGGTGCCGCTGGCGGCGGCATTCGGCGCCCTGGCCATTGCCTCGCTGTGGCGCTGGCTGTGGGACGCTGATACCGGACCGGATCATCCGCCCGCCGATATCGGCGGCGGCCTGCGGCTGCCCATGATGTGTTCCGGCAGCGCATCGCACGCGTCCTGGGCGATGGTGCTGCTGCTGATCGTGTGCGCGAGCATCTTCGGCTCCATGATGTTCGGCTACATGTTCCTGTGGACCACCAATCCGCAGGCCTGGCCCGAGGCGGCCGCGCTGCCGTCGCCGCTCTTTCCGCTGCTGTCGGCCGGCCTGCTGCTGGCCGGGACTGCCTTGACGATGTCCGCCGGCCGGTCGCTGGCGCAGGCGCGGCCATCCCGGATGCGATGGCAGCTGGGCGCCGCCGCCCTGCTGTTGGCCGCCGCCGCGGGCCTGGACCTGCATACGCATTGGCAGGCCGGCCTGCGGCCGCAGGGCTCGGCCTACACGGCGGCGACCTATGCGGTCGCGAGCCTGCAGGCGCTGTTTGCGGGGCTGTCGGCCGTGATGGCCGTCTTCACCGTGGCGCGCTCGCTGGCGGGCAGGCTGAGGCCCACGCGCCGCGCGCCGCTCGACGCCACCCGGATGATGTGCCTGTATACCGTGGCGCAGGGCCTGACCGCGCTGGCTCTGCTCCACGCCTTTCCCCGGCTGGCGGGATAG
- a CDS encoding tripartite tricarboxylate transporter substrate binding protein, with amino-acid sequence MNMQRRGALAALLAGAVLGTLAMPASAADWPTQKPISYVVPFTVGGSTDVVGRVLAQKLADRLHQNVIVENKPGAAGGIGATYVAKAAPDGYTLFGGTISTHAINASLYKNLKYDPVKDFEPVSLIAFLPNVLLVDPNLGVNSVADLIALLKRDPSKRTFASSGAGTSTHLAGELFSGMIGVPLTHVPYKGTPPAMVDVSSGAVTFMFDQMTAALPLLQTGKLKLLAVTTKDRIALAPDVPTMQEAGVPGFQMASWQAVYAPKGTPKPILDKLAAEIALILKEPDVQEKLGKTMGMELVGSTPDQLRDLMATEIPRWAEVVKKSGASVE; translated from the coding sequence ATGAACATGCAACGACGCGGCGCCCTGGCCGCGCTGCTGGCCGGCGCCGTCCTCGGCACCCTGGCCATGCCCGCCAGTGCCGCCGATTGGCCGACGCAAAAGCCGATTTCCTATGTGGTGCCGTTCACCGTGGGCGGCTCGACCGACGTGGTGGGCCGGGTGCTGGCCCAGAAGCTGGCCGACCGCCTGCACCAGAACGTCATCGTCGAGAACAAGCCCGGCGCCGCCGGCGGCATCGGCGCCACCTACGTGGCCAAGGCCGCACCCGACGGCTACACGCTCTTCGGCGGCACGATCAGCACGCACGCCATCAACGCCAGCCTGTACAAGAACCTGAAGTACGACCCGGTCAAGGACTTCGAACCGGTGTCCCTGATCGCCTTCCTGCCCAACGTGCTGCTGGTCGATCCCAACCTGGGCGTGAACTCGGTGGCCGACCTGATTGCGCTGCTCAAGCGCGACCCATCCAAGCGCACCTTCGCGTCCTCCGGCGCGGGCACCTCCACGCACCTGGCCGGCGAACTGTTTTCCGGCATGATCGGCGTGCCGCTCACCCACGTGCCCTACAAGGGAACGCCGCCGGCCATGGTGGATGTGTCGTCGGGCGCGGTGACGTTCATGTTCGACCAGATGACGGCGGCCTTGCCGCTGCTGCAGACCGGCAAGCTCAAGCTGCTGGCCGTGACCACCAAGGACCGCATCGCGCTCGCGCCCGACGTGCCGACCATGCAGGAGGCCGGCGTGCCTGGCTTCCAGATGGCGTCATGGCAGGCGGTCTACGCGCCCAAGGGCACGCCCAAGCCCATCCTGGACAAGCTGGCCGCCGAGATTGCCCTGATCCTGAAAGAACCCGACGTCCAGGAAAAGCTGGGCAAGACCATGGGCATGGAGCTGGTCGGCAGCACGCCGGACCAACTGCGCGACCTGATGGCCACGGAAATCCCGCGGTGGGCCGAGGTCGTGAAGAAGTCGGGCGCGTCGGTGGAGTAG
- a CDS encoding GntR family transcriptional regulator gives MQSQKLRLDRSRHAAPQVFEHLRRQIISLELAPGAPLSRVTLADSYGLSQTPIRDALMRLAEEALVDIYPQHTTVVSRIDIAAARQAHFLRRSLELEIVHLLAQRTDPLLLQRLQSSIDLQRASHASGQYQQFINADQAFHRDMHEAAGVASLWDMAQRYSGHLDRLRRLHLPEAGKAERILDDHQRLVDAIAAQDPARAQQVLREHLSGTLSQVNEICKRYPEYVVAG, from the coding sequence ATGCAAAGCCAGAAGCTCAGACTGGACCGCTCCCGCCACGCGGCGCCCCAGGTTTTCGAACACCTGCGGCGCCAGATCATTTCATTGGAGCTCGCGCCCGGCGCGCCGCTGTCCCGCGTCACGCTCGCCGACAGCTATGGCCTGAGCCAGACGCCCATCCGCGACGCGCTGATGCGGCTGGCCGAGGAGGCCCTGGTCGATATCTATCCCCAACACACCACCGTCGTCAGCCGCATCGACATCGCCGCCGCCCGCCAGGCGCACTTCCTGCGCCGCTCGCTCGAACTGGAAATCGTGCACCTGCTGGCGCAGCGGACCGACCCGCTCCTGCTCCAGCGCCTGCAGTCCAGCATCGACCTGCAGCGCGCCAGCCACGCCAGCGGCCAATACCAGCAGTTCATCAATGCCGATCAGGCGTTTCACCGCGACATGCACGAGGCCGCCGGCGTCGCCAGCCTGTGGGACATGGCGCAGCGTTACAGCGGCCACCTGGACCGGCTGCGCCGCCTGCATCTGCCCGAAGCCGGCAAGGCCGAACGCATCCTGGACGATCACCAGCGGCTGGTGGACGCCATTGCAGCGCAAGACCCCGCGCGGGCGCAGCAGGTGCTGCGCGAGCACTTGTCCGGCACGCTCAGCCAGGTCAACGAAATCTGTAAACGCTATCCGGAATACGTGGTGGCGGGATAG
- a CDS encoding ribonuclease activity regulator RraA, with product MNPETRARLSGVSTATLCTALFKRGLRNQFIQDVRPLNANLPNMVGPAFTLRYIPAREDLNTIKVFEDRAHPQRAAVETCPEGAVFVMDSRKDARAASAGSILVTRLMKRGVAGVVTDGGFRDSPEIAEMGFPAYHQRPSAPTNLTLHQALDINVPIGCGDVAVWPGDIVVGDREGVVVIPAHLADELSIEAVEMTVFEDFVTSQVQAGASILGLYPPTDPGTKDKFAAWRKEQGR from the coding sequence ATGAATCCCGAAACCCGCGCCCGGCTGTCCGGCGTCAGCACCGCCACGCTGTGCACGGCCCTGTTCAAGCGCGGCCTGCGCAACCAGTTCATCCAGGATGTGCGGCCGCTCAACGCCAATCTGCCCAACATGGTCGGCCCGGCCTTCACGCTGCGCTACATCCCCGCGCGCGAAGACCTGAACACCATCAAGGTGTTCGAAGACCGCGCGCATCCGCAGCGCGCCGCCGTCGAGACCTGCCCCGAAGGGGCGGTCTTCGTCATGGACAGCCGCAAGGACGCGCGCGCCGCGTCCGCCGGCTCTATCCTGGTCACGCGCCTGATGAAGCGCGGGGTGGCCGGCGTGGTCACGGACGGGGGCTTTCGCGATTCGCCCGAGATCGCCGAGATGGGCTTTCCCGCCTACCACCAGCGTCCGTCCGCGCCCACCAACCTGACGCTGCACCAGGCGCTGGACATCAACGTGCCCATCGGCTGCGGCGACGTGGCCGTGTGGCCCGGTGACATCGTCGTGGGCGACCGCGAGGGCGTGGTGGTGATTCCGGCCCACCTGGCCGACGAACTCTCGATCGAAGCCGTCGAAATGACCGTCTTCGAGGACTTCGTCACCAGCCAGGTTCAGGCGGGTGCGTCCATCCTGGGGCTGTACCCCCCGACCGATCCCGGCACCAAGGACAAGTTCGCCGCCTGGCGCAAAGAACAGGGCCGTTGA
- a CDS encoding cytochrome c family protein: MRRIARPNRLLLVLAALSVLGACRDGEPPLFPVDAAQGLGEQASPERGARLIAERGCTACHTVPGVRGPASRVGPPLGNLARQAYVAGLLPNTPDNLVRWLMDPPAVNPRTAMPDMGLQRAEAEDIAAYLMQRADRHARTP; encoded by the coding sequence TTGCGCCGGATTGCCCGACCCAATCGCCTGCTGCTGGTCCTGGCTGCCTTGTCCGTCCTGGGCGCGTGCCGGGACGGCGAGCCGCCGCTCTTTCCCGTGGACGCGGCGCAAGGACTGGGCGAGCAAGCCAGTCCCGAGCGGGGCGCGCGCCTCATCGCCGAACGCGGCTGCACTGCGTGCCACACGGTTCCCGGCGTGCGCGGCCCGGCGTCGCGCGTCGGGCCGCCGCTGGGCAACCTGGCGCGCCAGGCGTATGTGGCGGGGTTGTTGCCCAACACGCCCGACAACCTGGTGCGCTGGCTGATGGACCCGCCCGCCGTCAATCCGCGCACCGCCATGCCCGACATGGGCTTGCAACGGGCCGAGGCCGAGGACATCGCGGCCTACCTGATGCAGCGGGCCGACCGCCACGCGAGGACGCCATGA
- a CDS encoding surface-adhesin E family protein — translation MTARPPAALLALALFVAAHGSPGAHAAANDPNWVPVDPQAMPGVFYDTHSIRAVSDNPTVMAVTVAWFYAQPRISEANGQPYGSVTQPVTLNCAANTYTVTQVLHHAGNDATGAIVESIPVAGIRNAPVTRDPVQRRLRDLICTENGKSARK, via the coding sequence ATGACCGCAAGGCCTCCCGCCGCCCTCCTCGCCCTGGCCCTGTTTGTCGCCGCTCACGGCAGCCCCGGCGCGCACGCCGCCGCCAACGATCCCAACTGGGTCCCGGTGGACCCGCAGGCGATGCCGGGGGTGTTCTACGACACCCACTCGATCCGGGCCGTGTCCGACAACCCGACCGTGATGGCCGTGACCGTGGCCTGGTTCTACGCCCAGCCGCGGATCTCCGAGGCCAACGGCCAGCCTTACGGCTCGGTCACCCAGCCGGTCACGCTGAATTGCGCCGCCAACACCTACACGGTCACCCAGGTCCTGCACCACGCCGGCAATGACGCCACCGGCGCGATCGTGGAATCGATACCGGTGGCGGGCATCCGCAACGCGCCGGTCACGCGCGATCCGGTCCAGCGGCGCCTGCGCGACCTTATCTGCACGGAAAATGGCAAAAGCGCCCGCAAATAG
- a CDS encoding c-type cytochrome, giving the protein MAKIPFIVLAAAMPTAAPAQPSGEAAALIAEIGWVLYVGAAAIFVAVAVLLALAMFGPASLRRRLSRPALIVGAGIAFPVAVLTALLLYVLSPTSAATRAAAPLAARIEVTGELWWWRVRYLDASGALLFETANEIRIPTGQPVEFLLKSDNVIHSFWIPELGGKLDMIPGRVNRMRALARTPGTFRGHCAEYCGAQHAQMRLDVQALAPAQFEAWMRAQREPARAAATPLRQGEQLFMQACASCHAVRGTSAAGTLGPDLTHLGSRPSLAAGVLPNNVGALGGWIAGSQHIKPGNGMPSFDQWPGEDLRAVARYLESLK; this is encoded by the coding sequence ATGGCGAAAATCCCTTTCATCGTGCTCGCCGCCGCGATGCCGACCGCCGCCCCGGCGCAGCCTAGCGGCGAGGCGGCCGCGCTGATCGCCGAGATCGGCTGGGTGCTGTACGTGGGCGCGGCCGCCATCTTCGTGGCCGTGGCGGTCCTGCTGGCGCTGGCGATGTTCGGCCCGGCGTCCCTGCGCCGTCGCCTGTCCCGGCCCGCGCTTATCGTGGGCGCGGGGATCGCCTTTCCCGTGGCCGTCCTGACCGCGCTGCTGCTCTATGTGCTGAGCCCGACCTCGGCGGCAACGCGCGCGGCCGCGCCGCTCGCCGCGCGCATCGAGGTCACGGGCGAACTGTGGTGGTGGCGCGTTCGCTATCTGGACGCCTCGGGAGCGCTGCTCTTCGAGACCGCCAACGAAATCCGCATTCCCACCGGACAGCCAGTGGAATTCCTGCTCAAGTCCGACAATGTGATCCACAGTTTCTGGATTCCCGAACTGGGCGGCAAGCTCGACATGATTCCCGGCCGCGTGAATCGGATGCGCGCCCTGGCGCGCACGCCCGGCACGTTCCGCGGCCATTGCGCCGAGTACTGCGGGGCCCAGCACGCGCAGATGCGATTGGACGTGCAGGCCCTGGCCCCGGCGCAATTCGAGGCATGGATGCGCGCCCAGCGCGAGCCGGCGCGCGCGGCGGCCACGCCGCTGCGCCAGGGCGAGCAACTGTTCATGCAGGCCTGCGCGAGCTGCCATGCGGTGCGCGGCACCTCGGCGGCGGGCACGCTGGGACCGGACCTGACACATCTGGGCAGCCGCCCGTCGCTGGCGGCCGGCGTGTTGCCCAACAACGTGGGCGCGCTGGGCGGATGGATCGCCGGCAGCCAGCACATCAAACCGGGCAATGGCATGCCGTCCTTCGATCAATGGCCCGGCGAGGACCTGCGCGCCGTGGCCCGCTACCTGGAAAGCCTGAAGTGA